GCGAGGGCGGTGTTGAGGGCGGTGAATTTCTCGCTGCCGAGCGCAACCTCGTGTTTCTGGAGGTGGGAGCGGATGAGGTCGGGATGCCTGGCGATGGCCTCCTCAAGGGGGCAGAAAATGACGCCTTTCGCGGCGAGGTCGGCGGGGAGCGAGACGCGGCGGGCGAGGTGGTTGTTGACGAAGGAGATTTCGGCGGCGCGGGTAAACTGCGGGAGGGAGGGGAGCGCGCCGGCGGCGGCCGACGCGGACGGGAGCGCGAGGGTGTAGCCGTCGAGGGAGAGCGCGGCGGTGTCGGAGAAGCGCCAGCGTTCGTCGGTGCGCGCGGGCATCGGGTAGGCGAGGAACTGGTTCCAGGCGGCCTGCTTGGCGTCGAGCCACCATTTCGGGAGGCTGCTGCGCGAGGCGAGGTGGCCGGCGAAGTCGAAGGACGCGGCGTCGTTGGCGGTGAGTGGTTCGGCGGAGACGGACATGGTGGAATGCGGAATTCGGATTGCGGATTGCGGAATGGCGCGGGCGTGAGGCGGTGGCACGCGGGTGTGGTGCGGGAGGCGGTTGCGCGACGGGCTTCGCAAGCGAAGCCCCTACGTCGGGCGCGTCAGCCGACGCTGCCTTCCATTTCGAGTTCGATGAGGCGCTTGAGTTCGACGGAGTATTCCATGGGGAACTGGCTCGCGAGGTCGTTGATGAAGCCGTTCACCGCGAGGCTCATGGCCTGGGCCTCGGTGAGGCCGCGTTGCTGCATGTAGAAGATCATGTCCTCGCTGACTTTCGACACGCTGGCCTCGTGCTGGGTGGCGTGCTTGTCGCCGCGCACGGAGATGGCGGGATAGGTGTCGGTGCGGGAGTTGGTGTTGATGAGCAGGGCGTCGCACTCGGTGTTGTTTTTGCAGCCCTTGAGGTGTTTCGGAATATGGACCTGCCCGCGATAGGTGGCGCGGCCCTGGCCGACAGAGATGGATTTGGACACGATGGTCGAGGTGGTCTCGTCGGCGGCGTGGATCATCTTCGCGCCGGTGTCCTGATGCTGCCCGTCGTTGGCGAGGGCGATGGAGATGACCTCGCCGCGGGCCTTGCGGCCTTTGAGGACGACGCCGGGATATTTCATGGTGAGGCGGCTGCCGATGTTGCAGTCGATCCATTTGATCTCGGCCTCCTCGAGCGCGAGCCCGCGCTTGGTGACGAGGTTGTAGACATTGGGCGCCCAGTTCTGGACGGTGATGTATTGGATTTTCGCGCCCTTGAGGGCGACGAGTTCGACGACGGCGGAGTGGAGCGTGGAGGTGCTGAATTTCGGCGCGGTGCAGCCTTCCATGTAGGTGACCTCGGAGCCTTCGTCGCAGATGATGAGGGTGCGCTCGAACTGGCCGAAGTTCTCGGCGTTGATGCGGAAGTAGGCTTGCAGCGGCTGCGCGACTTTCACGCCGGGCGGGACGTAGATGAAGGAGCCGCCGGAGAAGACGGCGCTGTTGAGCGCGGAGAATTTGTTGTCGCCGGTGGGGATGACCTTGCCGAACCATTTGCGGAAGATCTCGGGGTGCTCGCGGAGCGCCTCGGTCGAGTTCATGAAAATCACGCCTTGTTTGGCGACGATGTCCTTGATGTTCGAGTAGGCGGCCTCGCTGTCGAACTGCGCCTCTACGCCGGCGAGGAACTTGCGCTCCTGCTCGGGGATGCCGAGGCGCTCGAAGGTCTTTTTGATGTCCGCGGGGACTTCGTCCCAGGTGCGCTTGGGTTTCTGGCCCTGAGCGAGGTAATAGCGGATTTTGTCGAAGTTTATGTTTTCAAGGTCCTTGGTCGCCCAGTGCGTGGGGAGCGGCTTGGAGAGGAAGGTTTTCAGCGCGTGCAGGCGGAAGTCGAGGAGCCACGACGCCTCTTTTTTCACGCTGCTGATGTAGCGCACCGTTTGCTCGCTGAGGCCGGAGCCGGCATCGTAGTCATATTTCACGTCGTAGGTGAAATCGCCGAGGGATTGGTCGATGCCGACCGCGGGATTGTCCAGGGTGTCGGGTGTGTCGGTTTGTGGAAGTGATTGCATGGCGAATGCGGATGGACCGGATGAGGCTGATGGGACGGATGGGAACGGATGGCGGCGGAAAAAAGGGAGGCGGATCAGGCGGACGCGGCGGCCAGCTCTTGTTTGATCCAGTCGTAGCCCTTGGCCTCGAGTTCGAGGGCGAGGTCTTTGTCGCCGCTTTTCACGATGCGCCCGTCATACATGACGTGCACGTAATCGGGGATGATGTGGTTGAGGAGGCGCTGGTAGTGGGTGATGAGGAGAACGCCGAGATTGGGGCCGCGGAGCTGGTTGACGCCTTCGGCGACGATCTTGAGGGCGTCGATGTCGAGGCCGGAGTCGGTCTCGTCCATGAGGGCGAAGGCGGGTTCGAGCATGGCCATCTGGAGGATCTCGCAGCGTTTTTTCTCGCCGCCGGAGAAACCCTCGTTGACCGCGCGGGAGGTGAATTTGCGGTCGATCTTGAGCATGTCCATTTTCGAATAGAGGCGTTTGTAGTAGGCGGTGGCGTCGAGGTCCTCGCCTTCGGAGAGACGAGCCTGGAGGGCGGCGCGGAGGAAGTTGGCGATGGAGACGCCGGGGACTTCGCTGGGATATTGGAAGGCGAGGAAGATGCCGGCGCGGGCGCGTTCGTCGGGTTCCATTTCGAGGATGGAACGGCCGTCGAGAAGGACATCGCCGCCGGTGATGGCGTAGTCGGGGTGGCCGGCAACGGCCTTGGAGAGGGTGGATTTGCCGGTGCCGTTGGGACCCATGATGGCGTGGACTTCGCCCGATTTGATCGTGAGGGTGACGCCGTTCACGATGGGTTTGTCCTGACTGTCGGCGAGGGCGACGTAGAGATCGCGGATTTCGAGGATGTGCATAGGTGGGAAAGTTTAAGTTGGAAGTTTAAGTTGAAGCCGGAGGGACGGAGGGCGGGGTCAGTTGTCGTCGCGTGCGGCGTGGCCGCGGAAGGTGATGTCGATGGCGTCGGCCTTGTAACCGGGCGGGAGGATTTTTTTCAGGGCGACGAGCAGTTCGTCGGGGAGATCCACGTCGTGGGTGGCCCCGGTTTCCTTGTCGTGAAAATGAGCGTGGGGATGGAGGTTGGGGCAGTAGCGGGTGGGGGCGCGGTCGAAGTTGACGGCGCGGACAAGGTCGCAGTCGATGAGGGTTTCGAGGCAGTTGTAAACGGTGGCGAGAGAGATGGAGGGCATCTCGGATTTCACGCGGGCGAAGACTTCGTCGGCGGTGGGATGGTCGCGGCGGGCAAGGATTGTCTGATAGACCAGCTCCCGCTGCGGGGTGGCGCGCAGCCCGCTGTCAGCGAGTTTGTGCGCGAGGCTGTCGGAGTGGTGATGGGCGGTGGACATTGGCGACGTGGTTGCGTGGATGGGACAGGTAGATTGGAGTGGGACTGAATTTCAAGTAGAAATTGGAATAATTCTAAGTTAAGAGTAATTTTTACTTTTGCCTATCACGTTTTTCTTTCTGGAAGGGGAAGGGGAAATGACAACGCCTCTTATTTGCAAGATGTTGCAGGGAAGTATATTGAGGCCTGTTCTTCCCGCGCTTTCCCGATGCGGCTCCAATTACACCATTTACAGTCGAAAATCACACTTCAGGTAGGGCGAGGCGTCCCGCCGAGCCGTGTGAACCGCTCGCGGCTCGGCGGGACGCCTCGCCCTACCATTAATGGCTTCCATAGTGTGATTTTCATTCGCAAATGGTATTACTCGTCCGCCGGGATGAGGCGGACGATGCGGCTGGGTTCGCCGGGAAGTTCGAGCGAGACATAGAGGAGGCCGTCGGGGCCGGTGGCGATATCGCGAATGCGTCCCAGGTTTTTGAAGACAATTTCTTCGTTCGCGATCTTGTCGCCATCGATGACGAAGCGCACGAGTTGCTGGCCGGCCAGCGAGCCGAGGAAAAGATTGTTTTTCCAGCGCGGGAATTTGTCGCCCGTGTAGAAATGCAGCGGACTGGTGGCGATCGAGGGCGTCCAGTGACGCACGGGCTGCTCCATGCCTTCCTTCGCGGTGAACGCGGAGACCGGCGTGCCGTTGTAGTTCATGCCGTAGGTGATGACCGGCCAGCCGTAGTTGGCGCCGGGGCGAATGAGGTTGAGCTCGTCGCCACCGCGCGGGCCGTGCTCGGTCTCCCACAAACCGCCTCCGGCGGGATCGCGCGCGAGGCCCTGCGGGTTGCGGTGACCGTAGCTCCAGATGGACGGCCACGCGCCGGGGGTCTTCACAAACGGGTTGTCCGGGGGAATCGAACCATCGTCGAACACGCGGTGGACTTTTCCGTTGGGGAGCGAGAGGTCCTGCGCCTGTCCCATCGCGCCGCGTTCGCCGACGGAGAAAAACAGGTAACCTCCGTCGAAAAGCAGGCGGCTGCCGAAGTGGATGCCGCGGCTGGTGTAGGCCGGTTTCGGCGCGGAGAAAATTGTCTGCTCGTCGGCCCAGCGCCCGTCGCGGATGCGGCCGCGCACGATTTTGGTCATGGCGGTGTCGTTTTCGCCGGGATCGCTGAGGGTGAGGTAAACCCAGCCGTTGCGGGCGTAATCGGGGTGCAGCGCCACGTCCATGAGGCCGCCCTCGTCGCGCACCCACACGCGGGGGATGCCGGTGATTTCGACCGGGGCGCCGCCTTTTTCCACGACGAACAGCTTGCCCGCGCGCTCGGTGAAAATCAGGCGGCCGTCGGGCAGGAAATCGATGCCCCACGGCACGTCGAGCCCTTCGAGGACCGATTCGACGCGCCAGGCGTGCTCCGCGCTTTTTTGCACGTCTGCGGGCAGCGCAGTCGAGCGGCGGGGGATGGGCATGCCGGCATGCATGGCGTTTTCGCGGATGAGCACGACAAGCCCGCGAACCTCGGCGGCGTTGAGCGCGTCGCCGAAGGCCGGCATGCCGGAGAGCGGCAACCCGTCGCGAATGACGGCGGCGATGCCTTCATCGGAGCCGTCGATGTATTTCCAATGCGTGTCGAGGAGCGACTCGGTTTTGCTGCCGCGCATGTCCTCGCCGTGGCAGGTGGCGCAGAGTTGCTGGTAGTTTTTGCGCGCATCGCCGCCGAGGCGGGGCGGCGGTGTTTGCTGCGCAAAGGCGGGAAAAACAGACGAAAGAAAAAGCGAGCAGGCGGGGACGATGGTGAAAAATGGGATGGCTCGCATGGTTGGCATCGGGAACATAATCTGCCCCGCCGACCCGATTTGCGCCAATGCGTTGCCGCATTACGCGCGCATTGACGTTTTTTTAGAAGGCCGCCGCAAGGGGGCCGCATGCCGTCGCCGCGCGGCCCACCGGTCAGCGTGGGATCTGGCCGCCCTGCTGTTGCTGCTGGGCGGCGGCTTCGCGGGCCGCGCGGCGGCGGGCGACCTCGGCGCGGATGGCTTCGAGGCGTTTGGCGTCGTCCCCGGTGGTGACGCGTTGCGGCGGGCGGGCGCCGGGTTGCTGCGGCGCGGCGGCGGGCGCGGGCGCCGCCGCGATGACGTTGCCCGCGCCGAATTTCGCCTCCTTGAGACCGAGGGTCTGGCGTTTGCCTTCGTAATCGACGATCACGGCCTGCATCGCGGAGTCATAGGAGAGGATTTTGTAGGGCGCGTCTTTTTCGCCGATGCGCACCCAGGCGCCTTGTTGCTTGGTGGGTTCGTAGATGGCGAAACGCAGCCCTTCCGCGTCGGCCACGAGCCCGCGAAATTCGATGGGCGTGGACTCGGTGGGTTTTTGGGTCGCGGGAGTGCTGCCGCCGGGCGGGAGAAAGGGGGACTCGGTCGAAACACCCGCGGCAAGCAACGCGCCGCCGGACAGGATCGATGCGAGGAGGAGACGTGCGGTGAGCGATGCGGCGGGGGACATGGCAAAACGGGAAAACTCGGGAAAGCCGGGCAGGGCGGGGCGGGGGCGTCGGGCGTGGTTTTAAAGGTGGGAGAGGCAGGTGGAAAATGGCGTTCTTTATTCTTTCCTCTTTCTTTCGGTTCGTTCCTGACGAAAGAGGAAAGAGAAAGAATAAAGAGGAAAGATAAACGGGAATGAATCGTCAGGGCATCACGCTGCCGGACACGGGATTTGGTTTTTGGGCGATGGTGGTGTAGGCGAAGCGTTGCTTGAATTCCTCGGTCGCGATGCGGCGGGCTTCGCGGGCATCGGCGGCCTGGCCGGCGGCTTGCAGGTCGCTCATGCGCTTGGCGATCCAGCGTTGCTTGAATTTCTCCTCCATGTCGGTGGCGAGGGTGCTGCTCGGCTTGGGTTTGCTGGAGCAGCCGGTGCCCGCGGTGAAGAGGACAAAGGGAACAAGAAGGAGGAAAAAGAGGCGTCTCATGGGTGAGTTTGAGACGAGCTAATACTGTCCTTGGTTCCCATGTCAAAGGGCGTTTGCCGCGAAAACCCAGCCGACGGCGGCAACCGGCGGCGCGGCGCAGAGGAAAAACGGGACGGTGCGCGGCGCATAGGTGAGGAGAAGCGTGGTCGCGAGCCCGGCGGAAGACAGGGCGGCCAAGGCCCAGACCAGCCCAAGCGCGAGACCGTGGGCGAGGGTGGCGCTCAGGACCGCAAGGGCGAGGAACAGCCATCCGGCGATGCGGAGGACGAGGCGGCGCCGGGCGATCCGCGGGTTTGCCCGCGGGAAGCGCGGAAAGGCGGCGTGGTGATGCGCGGCCATGGCGAGGGCGAGCGCGTTGGTGGCGGCGAAGGCAAGGGAGAGAAAAACGAGCGTGAGCATGGCACGAGCGGCGCTGATGGGTGGATTTTAAAATATGCAGCCTAACGGGCTACACGGGTCGGGGTGGCGCCGGTGGCGCGCCGGCGGCGGTTTGATGCGCGTAGGCGGAGGCGACGCCGGGCTTGGGCGGGCGCGGGCGGCCGGCTTTGCGGGCGGCGACGACGAGCATGAGACCGACGAAAACGATCACGGCATGGAAACCGAGGTAGGTGGAATCGCCGCGCGCGAAGGCGGCCTTCAGCCACGGACCGGCGCAGAGGTCGAGGAAGGGAAGCGCGAGATAGAGCGCGGCGCCGAGCCAGAGTTGTTCGCGCCAGGCGCGCATGACCGGCCGGACGAGCGGGTGCAGCAGCATGACGGCCCATGCGATGAGGAAGCAACGCTCCTCGATGTCGGCGCGCGCCTCCAGGCCGGACGGCAGGAGGCGGTTGGCCCAGAAAAAGACGGCGACGGCGACCGGCAGGCCGGCGATGGCGGCGATGTTGAGCCGCTCGACGAGGCCGTGGCCGAAGGAGAGGCGTTTGCCGGCCTTCTGCTGCGGGCGGCGTTTCACGGTCCAGAGCACCAGCCCGGTGGCGACGAGTGCGCTGCCCATGGCGCCCATGAGGAAGAACAGCCAGCGCAAAACCGGGCCGGCAAAATGCGCGAGGTGCAGCCCGTAGAGCGTGCCGTGGATGGCGGCGGCCGGACCGGCGCGGGTCTCCTCGCCGGGAAGGAGTTCGCCGGTGACGGCGTTGAAGCGGAGTTGCTCGCGGTGCGTGGTGGAGATGTGTTCGCCGTCGGCGCGGATGAGCGTGGCCGTGGCCTTGCCGGTGCCGCGGCCGGAGAAACTGAGGCGCTGGAGCGTGCTCCCGTCCCGACCCCAGCGGCGGGCCGCTTCATCAAGCATGGGGCCGACGGGCGCGGTGGCGATCCAAGGCTTGGCCTCGGCTTTCCCGCCGGCGCCTTGCGGCGCGGCTCGGCGCGGGGGCGGACGGGAGCCGTCGGAAAGCGCGCGGTCGCCCCACGGCATATACATATACATGAAAATCACGAGGGCGGAATAACTGATCATCAGGTAGAACGGCAGGGCGAGGACGGCGGAGACATTGTGGAAGTCGAGCCAGGTGCGGAGCGAGCCGAGGCCGTTGCGGAAGGTGAAAAAATCCTTGAAGAAACGGCGATGGGCCACGATGCCGCTGATGAGCGCGACAAACATGAACATCGCCGCGACGCCCGCGAGGTAGCGGCCCCAAGGGTGCGGCAGCATGAATTGGAAATGGAAACGGTAAAAAAATTCGCCGCCGCGGGTGTCGCGTGCGGTGAGCTTTTCGCCGGTGTGCGGGTCGAGGGTTTCGGTTCCGAAGCGGCGCTGGCCGGGTTCGCGCCAGAAGATCACGGTGGAAGGGTCGCGCGCGTCGGGGAGGTTGATGAACCAGCTGTCGGAGTCGGCGGCGACGGTTTCGAGCCGCGCGACGGCGGCCCGGGCGGTGTCGATGGGGCTGGCGCCGCCGCGCAACTCGGGTTGCATCCAGCGGGTGATCTCGTGCCGGAAATAGGTCGCCGTGCCGGTGACGAAAACGGCAAAAAGAATCCAGCCGATCAGCAGGCCCGACCAGGTGTGCAGCCACGTGAGCGAGAGGCGGAAGGAGTTTTTCATGGCGTGGCTGCGGGCGGAACGCCGGTGACCGCGACGGCGGCGCCGGGCTGGAGAAGCCAGAGGGCGAGCCCGAGAAGCGCGGCGGCGATGACAAGGCCGAGCCAGGCGCGCCGGGCGGTGCGGGTGGCGAACACCCAGACGACCGCCGCCGCATAGACGAGGAACGCGGGCATGGTGGCGAATTTCACCGCCTCGTCCTTCGGCAGCGAGCGCAGGGCGAGGGCGAGCGTCGCGGTGAAGAGCGCGGCGACGGCGTAGCCGCCGGCGACGGCCGCGAGCGCGCGCGAGGCGACGGCGAGCCGCGCGCGGAGCGGGACGCGCGGGCGCCCGCGAAGGACGGGCCGGGTGGCGGTGCCGGTTTCGTTCGTATTCAATTGTTTGATACGGCAGGGCCGCGCGGAGGCGCGTCAGTAGTTCCAGCGGAGGGAAAGGATGACGTTGCGCGGCTCGCCGTAGTTCGGGTAGTCGATGGTGGCCCAGTAGGTTTTGTCAAAGAGGTTGCGCACGGTGAGCGTGGCGCTGACGCGGTCGCTGAGGCGGAGGTTGAGGTTCACATTGACCAGGGCATAGCCGTCCTCGGTGACGGTCACGGCGCCGAGCGTGGGATGCGGGATGTTGTAGCCGGTGGTCTTGCTCTGCCAGTTGACCGCGCCGCCGACAGTGAGGGCCTTGAACGCGCCGGGGAGCCGGTATTGCGTGGAGAGGCGCACGAGGTGGTCGGGGAGATTCACGTAGATGAGGTCGAGGGCGTGGCGCTTGGTGTCCGCGTAGGTGTAGCCGACGTGGGCGGTCCAGCCGGACATGAGCTGGCCGGAAAGCTCGGCCTCGAAACCGCGGGTGCGCGTGCCGTTCACACCGATGTAGGCGGAGCCGCCGTCGGGCAGCGTGCCTTCGGGCACGCTGCTGTCGCGCACGGCGTAGTTGTCCTGCCGGGACTCGAAGAGCGCGGCGGAGGCGTGGAGGCGACCGCCAAAGAACTCGGCTTTCACGCCGCCCTCGATGTTTTTGCCGACGATGGGTTCGAGCAGGTTGTCGTTTTTGTCGCGGTAGTTTTGCGGGCGGAAGATGTCGGTGTAGCTGGCGTAAATGGCCCAGACAGGGTTGAGCTCGTAAACGATGCCGGCGTAGGGCGTGAGTTCGTTGGAAACTTCATACGCGCCGGTCGTGCCGGTGTAGGCGCCGGCGGTGTCGTAGCGGTCGGTGCCGGTTTTCCACTGGCTGAGGCGCAGGCCGCCGATGAGCGAGAGCGGATCGAGGAGGCGGAAACGCAGCGAGGCGTAGAGGCCGGTCTGTCGGGTGGTGGCGACGGTGCGCGCGCCGGTCCTGGCGTAGGCGGGCGCGGGGATGTCGCCGTCGTAGGTCCAGAGATTCGGGATGTCGTAGGTCCAGCCGGAGACGGAGGAGAGCGCGGGGGTGCGGCGTTCGAGTTCGTTGTAATTCCAGCCGGCGACAAATTCGTGCTCGCGGCCGAGGAGCGGGAAGCGGCCGTTGAGGTAAACGTCGATCACGTCGCGCGTGTCCTCGGCCTCGCCGATGCCGGCGCGCAGATACGTGCCGGCGCCGGTGGCGAGATTCGGGAAGCCGGTGGCGTAAACCCGCACGCTTTGCACGTCGCCCTCGGTGCGGTTGTAGGCGGCCTTCAGGCTCCAGCCCTCGGCGATGCGCTGGTCAACGGTGACGAAGAGCGTGTCGGCATCGCGCTGCCAGAGGCACCAGTTGGCGGCGAAGTTAAGCGAGCGCGGGAGCCTGGCCAGCGAGCCGTCGTCGGCGAAACGCGGGATGGTGCCCCACGTGGTGCGCTTGGGATTGTTGTCCTGCCGCTGCCAGCCGGCGGCGAGCAGCGTGGTGGAGGTGACGTCGGCTTCGAGCACGCCGTAGAAAACGGCTTTGTCCTCGGTGAAGCGGTCGAGGAAATAGTCGCGGTCGGTGTAGGCGCCGACCACACGGGCGCGGACGCGGCCGCCCGCAAGCAGCGGAACGGAAACATCGCCCTCGATGCGCCGGTAATCCCACGAGCCGAGCGTGCCGGCGACGGAGGCGGCGAAGGTTTTGCCGGGGCGCTTGCGCTGCATGTTGACCGTGGCGGACGGATAACCCGCGCCGCTGAGCAGGCCGTTCGCGCCGCGCACGATCTCGACGCGTTCGTAGAGCGCGATGTCGTATTCGAGATTGGTGGAGTCGCTGAACGTGGTGAGGCCGTCCACCTGGAAATCGTTCACCGCGAAGCCGCGCGCGAAGTAGAGCGGGCGGCCGCTGTCGTAGAA
This genomic stretch from Termitidicoccus mucosus harbors:
- the sufB gene encoding Fe-S cluster assembly protein SufB is translated as MQSLPQTDTPDTLDNPAVGIDQSLGDFTYDVKYDYDAGSGLSEQTVRYISSVKKEASWLLDFRLHALKTFLSKPLPTHWATKDLENINFDKIRYYLAQGQKPKRTWDEVPADIKKTFERLGIPEQERKFLAGVEAQFDSEAAYSNIKDIVAKQGVIFMNSTEALREHPEIFRKWFGKVIPTGDNKFSALNSAVFSGGSFIYVPPGVKVAQPLQAYFRINAENFGQFERTLIICDEGSEVTYMEGCTAPKFSTSTLHSAVVELVALKGAKIQYITVQNWAPNVYNLVTKRGLALEEAEIKWIDCNIGSRLTMKYPGVVLKGRKARGEVISIALANDGQHQDTGAKMIHAADETTSTIVSKSISVGQGRATYRGQVHIPKHLKGCKNNTECDALLINTNSRTDTYPAISVRGDKHATQHEASVSKVSEDMIFYMQQRGLTEAQAMSLAVNGFINDLASQFPMEYSVELKRLIELEMEGSVG
- the sufC gene encoding Fe-S cluster assembly ATPase SufC; the encoded protein is MHILEIRDLYVALADSQDKPIVNGVTLTIKSGEVHAIMGPNGTGKSTLSKAVAGHPDYAITGGDVLLDGRSILEMEPDERARAGIFLAFQYPSEVPGVSIANFLRAALQARLSEGEDLDATAYYKRLYSKMDMLKIDRKFTSRAVNEGFSGGEKKRCEILQMAMLEPAFALMDETDSGLDIDALKIVAEGVNQLRGPNLGVLLITHYQRLLNHIIPDYVHVMYDGRIVKSGDKDLALELEAKGYDWIKQELAAASA
- a CDS encoding Fur family transcriptional regulator, giving the protein MSTAHHHSDSLAHKLADSGLRATPQRELVYQTILARRDHPTADEVFARVKSEMPSISLATVYNCLETLIDCDLVRAVNFDRAPTRYCPNLHPHAHFHDKETGATHDVDLPDELLVALKKILPPGYKADAIDITFRGHAARDDN
- a CDS encoding PQQ-dependent sugar dehydrogenase — protein: MRAIPFFTIVPACSLFLSSVFPAFAQQTPPPRLGGDARKNYQQLCATCHGEDMRGSKTESLLDTHWKYIDGSDEGIAAVIRDGLPLSGMPAFGDALNAAEVRGLVVLIRENAMHAGMPIPRRSTALPADVQKSAEHAWRVESVLEGLDVPWGIDFLPDGRLIFTERAGKLFVVEKGGAPVEITGIPRVWVRDEGGLMDVALHPDYARNGWVYLTLSDPGENDTAMTKIVRGRIRDGRWADEQTIFSAPKPAYTSRGIHFGSRLLFDGGYLFFSVGERGAMGQAQDLSLPNGKVHRVFDDGSIPPDNPFVKTPGAWPSIWSYGHRNPQGLARDPAGGGLWETEHGPRGGDELNLIRPGANYGWPVITYGMNYNGTPVSAFTAKEGMEQPVRHWTPSIATSPLHFYTGDKFPRWKNNLFLGSLAGQQLVRFVIDGDKIANEEIVFKNLGRIRDIATGPDGLLYVSLELPGEPSRIVRLIPADE
- a CDS encoding DUF3325 family protein, which produces MLTLVFLSLAFAATNALALAMAAHHHAAFPRFPRANPRIARRRLVLRIAGWLFLALAVLSATLAHGLALGLVWALAALSSAGLATTLLLTYAPRTVPFFLCAAPPVAAVGWVFAANAL
- a CDS encoding PepSY-associated TM helix domain-containing protein; this translates as MKNSFRLSLTWLHTWSGLLIGWILFAVFVTGTATYFRHEITRWMQPELRGGASPIDTARAAVARLETVAADSDSWFINLPDARDPSTVIFWREPGQRRFGTETLDPHTGEKLTARDTRGGEFFYRFHFQFMLPHPWGRYLAGVAAMFMFVALISGIVAHRRFFKDFFTFRNGLGSLRTWLDFHNVSAVLALPFYLMISYSALVIFMYMYMPWGDRALSDGSRPPPRRAAPQGAGGKAEAKPWIATAPVGPMLDEAARRWGRDGSTLQRLSFSGRGTGKATATLIRADGEHISTTHREQLRFNAVTGELLPGEETRAGPAAAIHGTLYGLHLAHFAGPVLRWLFFLMGAMGSALVATGLVLWTVKRRPQQKAGKRLSFGHGLVERLNIAAIAGLPVAVAVFFWANRLLPSGLEARADIEERCFLIAWAVMLLHPLVRPVMRAWREQLWLGAALYLALPFLDLCAGPWLKAAFARGDSTYLGFHAVIVFVGLMLVVAARKAGRPRPPKPGVASAYAHQTAAGAPPAPPRPV
- a CDS encoding DUF3649 domain-containing protein, translated to MNTNETGTATRPVLRGRPRVPLRARLAVASRALAAVAGGYAVAALFTATLALALRSLPKDEAVKFATMPAFLVYAAAVVWVFATRTARRAWLGLVIAAALLGLALWLLQPGAAVAVTGVPPAATP
- a CDS encoding TonB-dependent siderophore receptor, producing the protein MNVSPWRNPSRLSRKFLPALAAVVSFAATLAAQTADEGTDDDIYRLDALTVADRQLAAVTVTTKLPISIHQTPQSISVVDRTRIDTESFFSLNDTLQNTTGINVTFYDSGRPLYFARGFAVNDFQVDGLTTFSDSTNLEYDIALYERVEIVRGANGLLSGAGYPSATVNMQRKRPGKTFAASVAGTLGSWDYRRIEGDVSVPLLAGGRVRARVVGAYTDRDYFLDRFTEDKAVFYGVLEADVTSTTLLAAGWQRQDNNPKRTTWGTIPRFADDGSLARLPRSLNFAANWCLWQRDADTLFVTVDQRIAEGWSLKAAYNRTEGDVQSVRVYATGFPNLATGAGTYLRAGIGEAEDTRDVIDVYLNGRFPLLGREHEFVAGWNYNELERRTPALSSVSGWTYDIPNLWTYDGDIPAPAYARTGARTVATTRQTGLYASLRFRLLDPLSLIGGLRLSQWKTGTDRYDTAGAYTGTTGAYEVSNELTPYAGIVYELNPVWAIYASYTDIFRPQNYRDKNDNLLEPIVGKNIEGGVKAEFFGGRLHASAALFESRQDNYAVRDSSVPEGTLPDGGSAYIGVNGTRTRGFEAELSGQLMSGWTAHVGYTYADTKRHALDLIYVNLPDHLVRLSTQYRLPGAFKALTVGGAVNWQSKTTGYNIPHPTLGAVTVTEDGYALVNVNLNLRLSDRVSATLTVRNLFDKTYWATIDYPNYGEPRNVILSLRWNY